From the genome of Nitratidesulfovibrio sp.:
CCACCGGGACGGGGAGCGTAACCGGGCCTGTCGCCACCGGGACCGCCGGGGCCACCAGGACGGGGGGCATACCCCTGCCGGTCACCACCGTAAGCGGGACGGTCGCCACCGGGGCCGCCGGGGCCGCCGGAGCGGGGCTGGTAGCCCTGCCGGTCGCCGTAGGCGGGGCGATCACCCTGGCCGCCTTCACGCGGCGGGTACGGGCGCGGCGCAGGGGCCGAAGGATCGGGACGGGAAATGACGCGGACCTGCGGCCCGGGCACGTCGGGCGTGCGCTTCTTTTTCCTGCGGCGGTTGCCGTCGGCGTCGTCCTCGTCGCCGTCCACGCCTTCACCGCGCGGGGCGGCGTCGGCTGCCACGGGGGGCAGGATGGACGGCTGGGGGGTGGCGTCGGGCATGGCCGAAGCATCGGGCCGGGCCGGGCGGATGATGCGCGCGTTGGGAGCGGCGGGCTTTTCGGCCTTGGGCTCGGCGGCCTTGTCTGCCCCGGTGGGCACGGAGGCTGCCGGGGCGGCTTCTGCCGTGGCTTCGGCGGGCTTGTCCGCTCCAACGGGTCCGGCGGCCACGGGCGCAGCCTGGGGTGCCGGGGCAGCCTGCACGGGCTCTGCCGGTGCCTCTGCGACCGGTGCGGGCTCGTCGTGGCGGCGAATGATGCGCGCGGCGGGCGCGGCAGCACGTGCCTCGGGCGCCGCGGGGGCTTCGGCGCGGGCGGCACGGGTGGGCCGTTCGTCAGTCGCGGGCGGCGCGGGCGGCACGGGCGCTTCGGCCCTGGCGGCCACGGGGGCACCGGCATCGGCGGTCTCGGCTTCGCGCTCATCGGCACCACGACGCGCGGGGGCTTCGCCCTCTTCGCCGTCGCGGCGTCTGCGGCGCACGATGACGCCGGGCTGCACCACCTTGCGGTCAACGCCCGCTTCGGCGGTCTGGCCCTGATGGCGTTCGCGTACGCGGGTGACCTCGTCGGCGGTGAGCGTGGTCATCACGCTCTTGGCCGGTATGTCGAGATCACGCAGCGTGTGGAGCAGATCTTTGGTGGACACGCCCAGCTCCGTGGACAGGTCCTTCACCCTGGTCTTGTCGTCGGTCATTCCTGAACCCCCTTGCGCTTCCTTCGCCAGCCTCCGAACTTCCGGAATCGCTCCCGGCATTCGGGGCTTTCGCATACGTAGAACCCGCGTCCAGGCAGTATCTGCCTTTCATCCGGAACGGGGCTTACCCCCGCCCCGGCGGTGTCCGTCGGGGGGACGTACCGCAGAAGCTCGCGCTTTGCAAAGCGGCGCCTGCATATGACGCAGGTGCGTAATGGTATGTGCTTCCCGCGGATGGCGTCATCCATCCGCGTACTATTCTTTCGCTTCGGCTTCGGTTCCTTCGCCCTGGTCCTGTGCGGATTCCTGCACGGTGTCCTGCGGGGTCTCGGGGGCGGCTTCCGCCTCCGGCCCGGCTTCCGCGTCGGCCTCGTCCTGCACCTGGGGCGCAAGGAAGTTGATGGCCGCGCGCAGGTCCGCGATCTTGCCGGGCGCAAGGCCCAGCGCCGAGGAAAGTTCCTCGTCGTCGGCCTCGCGCAGGCGTTCGATGGACTGGAACCCTGCCGCGATGAACTGTTCGATGGAGATTTCGGCGACGCTGGCGATCTGTTCGAGCCCGCGTCCGATGGCGTTGGCCTCGTTGTAGCGGGTTTCGGTGTAGATATCTATCTTCCAGCCCAGCAGCTTCGCGGCCAGCTTCACGTTCTGGCCCTTGCGGCCGATGGCGTTGGTAAGCTGGTCGTCCGGCACGATGACTTCGAGCAGGTTCTCTTCCTCGTCCACCACGATGCGAGAAATCACCGCGGGCGACAGGGCATTGCGGGCGTAGGTGGCGATGTCCGGGCTCCAGACCACGATGTCGATGCGCTCGCCGCGCATTTCCTGCACGATGTTCTGGATGCGCGAACCGCGAATGCCGACGCACGCGCCCACCGGATCCACGTCGCGGTCGCGCGACATGACGGCGGCCTTGGCGCGGCTGCCGGGGTCGCGGGAAACGCCCATGATCTGCACGGTGCCGTCGTCCACCTCGGGCACTTCACGGCGGAACAGGGCCGCCATGTAGTCGCGGTGCGCGCGGGAAACGATGACCTGCGGGCCGCGTCCTTCCTTGCGCACGTCGATGAGGATGGCCTGCACCCGGTCGCCGCGCTTGTAATGTTCGCGCGGGATCTGTTCTTCCTTGGGCAGCAGCGCTTCGGTGCGGCCAAGGTTGATGATCCACCCGGCCTTGTCGCGGCGCTGGATGATGCCGCTGACAATCTCGCCCCGGCGGTCCTTGTATTCCTCGTAGATGATCTCCTGCTCTGCGTCGCGCATGCGCTGGATGATCACCTGCTTGGCCGACTGGGCGGCGATGCGGCCAAGATCCTCGATCTTCACGCGAAAGCCCATTTCGTCGTCCAGCTGTACGCTGGGGTCGTGGGCGCGCGCGTCCTCGAGCGAAATTTCGCTGTTGGGGTTCTCGACCTTCGTCACGACGATCTTGAACTGATAGACGTCGATTTCGCCGGTCTCGTCATTGTAGCTGACTTCGGCGTCCATCTCGTCGCCGAACTTGCGGGCCACGGAGGTGCGGACGGCTTCCTCCAGGGTGTCGATCAGCATGTCGCGGTCAAGGCCCTTGTCCTT
Proteins encoded in this window:
- the nusA gene encoding transcription termination factor NusA; translation: MSLELKKAIDQISKDKGLDRDMLIDTLEEAVRTSVARKFGDEMDAEVSYNDETGEIDVYQFKIVVTKVENPNSEISLEDARAHDPSVQLDDEMGFRVKIEDLGRIAAQSAKQVIIQRMRDAEQEIIYEEYKDRRGEIVSGIIQRRDKAGWIINLGRTEALLPKEEQIPREHYKRGDRVQAILIDVRKEGRGPQVIVSRAHRDYMAALFRREVPEVDDGTVQIMGVSRDPGSRAKAAVMSRDRDVDPVGACVGIRGSRIQNIVQEMRGERIDIVVWSPDIATYARNALSPAVISRIVVDEEENLLEVIVPDDQLTNAIGRKGQNVKLAAKLLGWKIDIYTETRYNEANAIGRGLEQIASVAEISIEQFIAAGFQSIERLREADDEELSSALGLAPGKIADLRAAINFLAPQVQDEADAEAGPEAEAAPETPQDTVQESAQDQGEGTEAEAKE
- a CDS encoding DUF448 domain-containing protein, producing the protein MDDAIRGKHIPLRTCVICRRRFAKRELLRYVPPTDTAGAGVSPVPDERQILPGRGFYVCESPECRERFRKFGGWRRKRKGVQE